TGGTGATACACGCCGTAGATCCCGCGCTTCAGTAGGCTGTAGTAGTTGTCGACGCTCTGCGTGTGAGCCAGCGGACCTCGGACGTACTCTCCATCAGGACCCCTCATGATGGTCTTGCGCGTGTACTGCCCGGCCGCGTGCTTCACGGTGTCGTGCCGTGCGTGGTCCTTCTTCACGTAGAACTTGTACTGGGCGGCCTCATCGGTCATCACGTGCGCCATCGCGTCGATGTGTTCGCGGGTAATCGCCCGGAGATTCTTCGACGTGACGCGATCGACGTGGAAGGACCGCGCGTCCCCGCCGCGCTCGACCAGCGTCATGACGGCCGCTTTCGTTCCTGGTGCGGGCCGTCCGCGCCCGTCCTTCTGATGCCCGCCAACGTAGGTCTCGTCGGCCTCCACGATGCCCCGGAGTTTGTCGGAGAGTGGGGGACGGCCCATCGCGGCACGAATCCGGTGCGCCATGAACCACGCGCTCTTGTACGTGATCCCGAGCATCCGGTGCAACTGGTGGGCGCTCATGCCCTTCTTGCTCGCGCAGAGGAGTTGGATCGCCATGAGCCACTTGCTGAGGGGAATGTGGCTGTCCTCAAAGATCGTGCCGACCGTGACGGTGAACTGCTGACGACAGGCCGCACATTTCAGGAGTCCTTTCCGGGTGGAGGAGCCCGGCATGGACATGATTCGGTAGACCCGATCAACCGAGCCGCAATGCGGGCACATCGGTCGACCGTCCGGCCAGCGCAGCCGCTCCATGAGTTCGCGGGCCTTGTCCTCGTCGCTTA
This sequence is a window from bacterium. Protein-coding genes within it:
- a CDS encoding IS1595 family transposase, which codes for MTLSSIAKKLSDEDKARELMERLRWPDGRPMCPHCGSVDRVYRIMSMPGSSTRKGLLKCAACRQQFTVTVGTIFEDSHIPLSKWLMAIQLLCASKKGMSAHQLHRMLGITYKSAWFMAHRIRAAMGRPPLSDKLRGIVEADETYVGGHQKDGRGRPAPGTKAAVMTLVERGGDARSFHVDRVTSKNLRAITREHIDAMAHVMTDEAAQYKFYVKKDHARHDTVKHAAGQYTRKTIMRGPDGEYVRGPLAHTQSVDNYYSLLKRGIYGVYHHVSKKHLHRYLSEFDYRYNRRGIKDGERAAQVVPGAEGKRLMYKIPAGGGSV